CGGCTTGCGGCGCATCTTCAAAAAGTAGAGCGCCAGAATCGCCGCGGCCGCCGCCGGCGGAATCGCCCATTGCCACCACGACAGGCCGGCGATTGCTCCTTCCATCAGCCCACCAATCCTTGGCGGCGAAGCGTTTCGGCGACGACCCGCTCGATCGGCGTTTCGTTGTCGATGAAGAGGTAGCCTAGCGCCCGCCGCGCGCAGAACTCGCGCACTTCGGCGAGGTAGGTTTGCAGCGTGCGATCGTAAGCCTTCAGCAGAGTTTCGCCGGCTGTGATCTCGGTCGCTTGCTCGTCTTCGCAATCGATCAAACGCAAATCGCCGACGACGTCGGGCCGGATCTCTTCCCGGCTCAAAATGTGAATGACGTAAGCATCCATGCGCCGCGCCGCCAAAAAGCGGAGCGCCGCTTCATAGCCCTGCTTGTCCATCAAGTCGGTCACGAGCAGCGCGATGCCTCGGCCCGTGTTGCGCAGGCCGAAATTCTTCACCCCTTCCAGGAGCGAGGTCTTTTCGTTGCCGGCGAGATCGTCGAGATAGCGAAACATCCGCCAGGCGTTTTGCCTGCCGCGCCACACCGGGCCGGGACGACGCAGGCTTTGCCCCAGCGTTTCGATGCGCACGCGATGCGAGCGAATGAGCCCGATGAAGGCGAGCGCCGCCGTGATTTGCTTGGCGACTCGGAGTTTCGTCGGATCGCCGAATTCCATCGACGGGCTGTTGTCGATCAAAGCGTAGAAGTGCAGGTCTTCTTCTTCGAGAAACAACTTGACGAAGAGTTTTTCCAGCCGTGCGAAGATGTTCCAATCGACGAACCGGAGATCGTCTCCTTGGGCATAGTTGCGGAAATCGGCGAACTCGACGCTCCGCCCTTTGCGCGTGCTGCGGCGTTCTCCTTTCATCCGTCCTTGAAACACTTTCCGGCTCAAGAGGTCGAGCGTCTCCAATTTCGCCAACATTTCCGACGACAGAAGCGGTGCGGAAGCCGGCGTGGAAGGGGCGGTGCTCGACATGGAAATCGGCGGTCGTGGTCACAGGGGTGCGGATCGGCATGAGCCGCGCACGGAAAGCTTCCCCTCGATTCTCAACCGCCGCTCGACCGCCGACAAGCCTCATCGCCGCAGAGTCGCGCTTTTTGAAATCGCGATTTTCCGCGACGTCTGCTATAACCGACTTCAGCGCATTCACGCTCCGATCGAGTTGTTCGATCGGCCCTCAAATCAAAAGGAGTTCGTCATGGGTAAGGGAAACAACAGCCAGAAGAACGACAAGAAGTCGAAGAAGCCGAAGCAAGACAAGAAGGCCGCACCGAAGCCGGGCGGCAAGTAAATCGGCCTCGATGCAAGCGAACTGCGACGCGGCTTTCGTGCGAAGTGTCGTTAGCGACCCGCCGATTGCCGCAGCAGTTCGTTTATTTGCGGATACTTCGTTCGCGCCGCCGGATCGACGGCGAGCAGCACTTCGAGAAAAGTGCGGGCCTGATCCATTTGGCCCGAGCGAACCGCACGCTCGGCATATTGCACGAGCAGCCCCGAGCTTTGCGGCGCGAGCTTGCAAAGGCGCGTGAGAGCTTCGGCCGCGGCGGTGAAGCGATTGAGCCCGAGCAGTGCGAACGCTTGATATTGCATCGCTTCGACGTTGTTCGGATCGTTCTTAATGCAACTCTCGAAATGAGCGAGGGCCTCGCCTAGGCGCGTTCCTCGGGGGTCGCGGAGCAACAGCCAACCGAGCTCGTAATCGGTGTCGGCGAGCAGTTGCTTGGTCTCTTGTTCCGGTTGGTCGAGCTTCGGGATCATGGCCAAGGCTTGCCGCAAAAGCTTTTCCGCGGCTTCGTCTTTGTTGATGAGATCTTGGAGAGCCGCATAGTTGCGAACTGCCGGCAAGTAAGCCGGATTCAGTCGCAGCGCTTTCTGAAACTCCGCTTCGGCGAGCTCGGCATACTTCATCTCTTCGGTCGACCTCAGCAAGTTGGTGTAAGCGGTGCCGATTCCGGTGTGCGGCTCCGCTCGATCGGCGGCCGCGGATTGGCCCGCGATCCATTCTTGGAACACGTCTTGAAACTTCTCGCGAAGTTCCCGCGGCGAGTCGGCAACGGGAGGGGCTCGCGTCAAGACTTTTGCCGCTTCCGTGCGGACGTTCCGAATCGGATCGTCGAGGGTTCTTAAGAGCAGCGATCGGAACGGCCGTAGTTGCTGATCGCTCCGTTGCTCGATCGCATGGATCGCCGCGACACGCACCAGCGGATCGCGGTCGGCCGCGGCTTTCTCGAGCGCTTGGCGTGCGGCGTCGTCGTCGTAGCCGGCCAACAGCGCGACGGCGCCGGCGCGCACGATCGGCCCGACGGCCGCGGCACGTTCCTCGGTCGTGAGGGTCGGCTTGGCTTTGGCTAAGTCGATCAAACCTGCCGCGGCATGCGGGTCGTGCCGCCGGCCGGCTTCCAAGGCCTCGCCGTAGTGCTTGCTCTCGCTGCGCTTCGGGCCGTACCATTCGACGACCTTCGCCATCAACCAGTCGACCGACTCTTCCGGTTTCTTATGGCAGTTGCCGCAAGCGTTCGGAGTGCCGAGCTTCTTCGTCAGGTCCGGCCGAGGAATGCGAATGCTATGGTCGCGGCGCGGGTCGACCTCCATGTAGATCGTTTCCGGCATGTGGCACTCGACGCATTTCGCGCCGGTCGAATCGAACTTGTGATGATGGTGCGTCGGCGTATCGTACTTCGCCGGGATGTGGCATTGCGTACAGAGCGCATTGCCCGGGAACTTGGGTTTCAGGCTGTGTGGATCGTGGCAGTTGGAGCACCGCACCCCTTCGCGAAACATCCGGCTCTGCAAGAACGAACCGTATTCGTAAAGCTCTTCCCGAATCTGACCGTCGGCATGATAGAGATTGCCGTCGAGCATCGAGGGCTCGTAATGGTCGTGGTAGTTGCGGCCGGGGCGGTAGTCGCCATGCACGATATGATGCCGCGCATGGCATTGCGCGCAGGTTTCGATTTCGGCGAGCGTGTCGGGAGATTTGAGATTGTTCAGCGCGTAGCTATGGAAATGGCGAGGGTCGTTGAAACCCAAGGTCGAGCCCGCACGGGCCACGTGTTCGCCGGCCGGGCCGTGGCAGGCCTCGCAACTGACGTCGATCTCGGCGAACGTCGTGTGGTAGGTGTTCGTCGCGAGATCGTATTTCCTTTGTAGATCGGTGCTGTGGCACTCGGCGCACATGTAGTTCCAGTTTTGGCCGCCGCCGGTCCAATGCAGCCAGTCGCCGGCTGGGAACTTGCGCGTCGGATAGAGATGAAACCAGCGGTGCTTCTGCGTGTCCCAAGCGATCGAAAGAACTTGCACCCGATTGCCGGGCAGCTCGATCTCTTGTCCCTGCGGATTGCGAACCGTTTTCTTGTCGGGAAACTCGACCATGTACTGCTGCAAAGGATCGACACCGAAGACGTACTTCACTTCGAACGTCTCCAAGGCGCCGGTCGGGCCGTCGGTGGTGACGAAGAATTTCTCGCCGCGGCGAAAGAACTTCGAGGTGATCCCGTGCGCCGTGAATTCTTGATCGTCGAACGCTTTCGGGTCGACGACCGTCGCGCTCGTGGCGAGATCCATCGCGAGGTCGTGGTGCGAGCCGGTCCACTTCTGCGTTTCCGCCGAATGGCAAGCGGCGCAGGAATTGCGCCCGATGAACGAAGCGGTGTAGGTCTGCGAGCGCTCCGTGGCCTGGTATGACCAGGAGCCGAACCCAAGCGAGGCGCCGAGCAATGCGAACGCGAGGAAGATGCGGAACCAGCGGCGACGGCGAGTCGCGGCGGAGTTCAGGGGAATCGGCTTCATACGGCCGGCCGATCTATTAACCGCATGCCACTTCCTCCGCCGCGTGCAGGTAGCTCGCGTCGACCGGATAGTTGGCGAAGCGGATCGAATAGCACTCTTCGAACCAGCGGGCGATATCGGTCGTGAGGCCGGGGTCGAAGCCGGGCGACACGTAGAGCGACTTGCCGAAGTGGTCTTCGCGCAGTTCCCCTTGTTCGACGAGCACGCGGCCCGCCTTGATGACGAACCGCGGCAGCTCGAACATCGTCTCCTTGTTGTCGTCGGGAGTGTAGATCGTGACGTCGGCATCGGCGCCGGGGCCGAGATGTCCTTTCCGTTTCAAGCCGAGAATCCGGGCCGGGCCGGCGCGCGTGATGATCGCGATCTCGTTCAGCGTATATTCGCGTTCGAGATCGGCCAACACGCTCCCCTTGGCGACGACTTCGTTCACGGTCTTGAGCACGTCGCGGCGATAGGTCCGATCCATCAGCAGGCGAATGATTTGCGGATAGGCCAGGAACGAGCCGCCGTTGGGATGGTCGGTGCTCATGACGACGCGCCATGGATCGTGGACTAAGAGATACCACTCGAGGCCGATGGCCCATTGCCAAGCGTGGACGAGGCTCTTGTTCTTGTACTCGATCGGGGCGATGCCGCAGCCGGCTTCTTGCTCGACATCGGCCGAGAACCACTTGGTTCGATAGATGCGGCTGAGGTAGTAACCCATCGGCCCGTCGCCGGTCATGCTGGTCGTCTTGCCGAACACGTCCAATTACCGGGCATGCCGAGGTTGTTGGCATGGATGTGAACGGCGTGCGGCAGCTTCAACTCGTCGGCCGCGTGGGCCACTTCGCGGATGATCGCGCGGGGCGTGACGTCGAACCCGGCGACGATGTCGTCGAGGCCATGCACGTTGCCGCCGGCTCTCGTTTTCCAGACTTCGACTCCCCCCGGGTTGACGAGCTTCACGCCGTAGCCCTTCGCTGCGGCGAGCAACCACGCGACGAAGCCGCGGAGTCGTTCCGATTCTCCGTCGGCGATGCTGCGCATCACGTAATGATTGTTCCCCATCAAGACGAAGAAGCCTTTGTCGAGGCAGGGGGTATCGGCGAATTCTTCGTGTGCGTGCCTTGCGGCAAGCGCCGGCACGGCGGCATCGAAGGCCGTCGTGTAGCCGAGGCCGGCGTATTTGTAGCCCGTGGCGAACGTGCTGGGGACGCTCCCCATCGTGCCGCTGCGGGTTTGGAAACCGCTGCTCGTGGTTGCGCGGCGCAGCGGCTCCGCTTGCCGCTTCTCGTCGGCTCTGAGCTTCCGGCCGATGTTTACTTTCGGGCCGGCGATATGGCAATGCATATCGACCCCGCCGGGCATGACGACTAGGCCCACGGCGTCGATCGTGCGATCGGCGCGCGTGCCGGAGTCAGTCGGCGCAGCGACGATCTGAGCGTCTTCGATCCAAATGTCGCGCACTTCGCCGTCGATCCCATTGGCCGGGTCGTAGACGGTGCCGCCGGTGATGCGAAGGAGCGACATGAGCGAAGTTGCGAAGCTGGATGAACGGACTTGTCGAAATGCTGTTCGAACGGCGAAACTTTTCGTCGGGAAAGCTTTTTCAGTTTAATCCAAGACCGGCCTTCGGTCTTGGGGCGATGTTAATATGTTTTGACTTCTGCTGAGGCTTTGCGGACGCGACTCGGTGCCCGACGCCGAGCGAACGAAATATCCGGCGGTCGGCGATCCTCGCCACGCTCGACCGAGTCTATGAAGCGGCTCTTCGCGAAACGTCGAGCTTGCCGGCACGCGACTGACGGTCTGCCGCGACGTGCTTTCCGCTGCGGACGGTTGGCGATATACTGTCGGGTCTCGTCGCCCCTTCGCCTTCCCGTCATGATCGCCGATGTCCAACCGTTACGTCGTCCGCTACGGTGTGATGCGCACGCTCGGAGTGTTTACCACGAGTCGTGGTGAAACGCTTGCGCGCGGCAATCGGGTCGTCGCGCGCACCGAGCGCGGGCTCGAAGTCGGCGAAGTGCTGCTCGAAGCGACCGACGGCGTCGTCGAACGGATGACCGACCCTCGCCGCGGGCAAGTGCTCCGGCTGATGTCGACCGAAGACGAGCGCGAGTCGAAGCGATTGCTCGAGCGCCAGCAGCGCGAGTTCGAATCGTGCAAAGGACACATCGCGGCGTTGAAGCTGCCGATGGAGCTCGTCGACGTCGAGCAGATGTTCGGCGGCGAGCGGATCGTCGTCTATTATCTGTCGGAAAATCGGGTCGACTTTCGAGACTTGGTTAAGGTGCTCGCGAACGAGTTCCAGACGCGGATCGAAATGCGGCAGATCGGCGTGCGCGATGAAGCGAAGCTATTGGCCGACTACGGCGATTGCGGCAAGCCGGTCTGTTGCAATACGCATCTCAATGAAATGCCGCCGGTGTCGATGAAGATGGCGAAGCTCCAGAAAGCGACGCTCGACCCGACGAAGATCTCGGGCCGCTGCGGTCGGCTGAAATGTTGCTTGCGCTACGAATACGACACTTACGAGGATCTGCAAAAAGAAATGCCGCCGGTCGGGGCCGAGGCATTGACGCGCGACGGCAAGGTCAGGATCTTGGCGCAAGAGATCTTGGCCGGACAATTACTGGTCGAAACGGAAGATCGCCGGCGCGTGCTCATCAACGCTTCGGATGTGTTGAGCGTGGTGCCTGTCGGGCGGCGGCCGCAAGCGTCGGCAGCGCCGGACTCGGGAGCTTCCGCTTCGGAAACACGGACGTCGAAAGATCGTGTTCCGCCTGAAGATGGTCCACCGGGCGAGGTCGAGAAGTCGTAGCCCGATCGTTTTTGGTTCGTTTGAATTCTTCTCAGATTCGCTATGTCGAAACCGCAAACATTCGTCGAACTTCTCGAAGCCGACAAACGCTATAAGCGTGAAGCGTACGGTTTCGTGTTCGAGGCGCTGCGCTATGCCCATGATACGTTGGGCCTAGGGACCGAAACGCCGACGGAAACGATCGACACGCCGGAAGGAGCCGAGGCTGCGGAGGGACAGCGGCATTTAACCGGCGGCGAACTCTCGGATGCGATTCGCCGCTTCGCGATCGAGCAATACGGCTATATGGCGAAGACGGTGCTTGAGAGTTGGGGAATTCGCAAAACGGGCGATTTCGGAAACATCGTGTTCAATCTGATCGAGATCGGCGAGATGAGCAAAACGAAGCACGATCGCCGCGAAGACTTCGACGATATCTATGATTTCGAGAACGCCTTCCGTCGCGACTTCGTCATCGAGCTCCCGCCGAAAGCTTGAATCCCGAAAGGGTCGTCGCCATGGATCGCAGCCGTGCTTGGATGCTGTTTATCGCTGCCGCAGCGGCGATGGTCGTATGGCTCGTGTTTCTCGCCGTCACGGCCTATCGCTACTGATGGTGGCGGGCGGAACCTCTAATCGGATTTGCCGATGACCGTCGACTTCGTCATGCCCGACCTTGGGTTGAATGCCGAGCCGGTCTCGGTGAGCCTGTGGTTGGTTGATGTCGGCTCCGTGGTGCTGCGCGGCGACCGGTTGCTCGAAGTCGCGGCCGACGGAATCACGATCGATATCCCGGCGCCGACGGCAGGAACGTTGCGTAACGTTTACGTCTACGAAGACGATCGCGTAGTGCCCGGTATGCGGCTCGGCACGATCGAGACGAGCGAACCGTAGGCGCGATCACGATATCGAACGGACTTTTCGGCGAATCGGTCTACCAACCGAGTGCGGTCGATGCCAGCCGGCCGAGAATCGCGAGGCCGAGAGCCGCCGCACCGAGCGAAGCGAGCAGCACGGCTCCTCCGGCGATGTCGAGCGCGTCGCGAAGATGCGGATTGAAATTTCGATCGACGGCTTTGGCGAGATGTTCGATCGACGAGTTGAACATCTCGGCCGTGAATACGGTCGTGATGCAGAGACCGAGCAAGCACCATTCGTAGCGATCGGCATCGAAAGCCCCCGCCGCGACGACGACGGCCGCGGCGGCGAAGACGTGAACGAAGAAACTGCTTTCGCCCCGCATGCCGCGCTTCAGCCCGCGAAAGGCGCAATGAAATTTTCGCCGCCAAGAGCGATCGAGCATGATTTCTTCATCGGGCATAATAGGCTCGCACCGTCTCTGCGGATTCCGAGTTCGATTATTCTAAGCCGTAAGCTCCGACCGGCGGCAGCGAGGCGCCTTGCATGGCGCTACGCGTGAGGCCGGACAAGAAGCGAGGTTCGATCACGAGAGTGCCCATCACGTTGTTCTTATAAGCATCGTAGGCGAAGTTGAAGCCGACCAAGAACGATTCGCCGACTCGCAACAAGGAGAAGGAATTACCGACGGTTCCGTTTTGAGTAAAGTTATAGCTCAGCGAAGCATTGCCGAGCCATTTCGGGCTCAAGCGGTAGCTGGCCGAAGCCATTAAGACTTGAGCTTGGAACGGTCCATCGAGCGAGCGATATCCGAAGTAGATATTACCGTTCGTGGGGCGCGTAAGCATGACGCCGGCGGAAATGGTCGATTGACCCTGATTGAAGAAGTCGAACCCTCCGTCGGACAGGATGGACAATCGCTCTCCGAGATACCAGCGGAAATCGTACTTCGCCAAGCCGAAGTTCTGGCCGAAGTTGTCGCGATCGGCGCGCGGAAAGTAAACGGCTTCGGTGTCGAGCGTAATCCAATCGACGATCCGTTGTTTATTCATCGGACCGCGTTTGGTTTGCCAACGTTGCCGCAAACCCATGCGAACCGCGGCCATGTCGTCCGCGATTTCCGCGGAAGCGGCGGTGACGTTGCTTGCCATTCCGCTACGCAAGGCATAATACCGTTCGTCGAAACGGATCGGCGTCGTGCCGCCGAAGGTGTTGTCCGCGAACCGGCGTCGGAATGCTTCTTGCGAGTCGTCGTCGAGATTGTCGTAGAGCGGGAAGTTCGACAAATCGCGATTTGCGCCCGCGACGCTGGCGTCGACGTCCAACGTCACCTTATGTGCAATGCCGTTGATGTTCAGCAGTTCGCTCTTGATTTCGGGATTCACCGACCAGAACGGCAGAGCCGCGCGGATGCCCATTTGTCCGTAGAGACGTTGTGTGCCGTTGCCGTCGATAACTTGACCCCAATCTCCCGCTTGTCCCAGTGCGTAAGGAACGACCTTGCCGAGACCTAACGAGAACGGCAGATCGATTTCTTGCGCCGTGACGAGCCGTTCACCCGACGACGTCACTTCCCAAGGCATAAGTTGAAACTTCGCCAAGTCGGCCGGATCGCGCGGATAGGAAGCGATGCGCAGCTGTGCATACTCGGCCGAAGAATGCTCGTACCAAGTCAGCGAGTCGCCGAGCAGGTTTTGTCCGAGCAAGAAATGATCGAAGCGTGGCAGTTGATTCGTCTGCGTGAAGAACATGTTGAGGCGAAAATCGGCCGATAACGCATACGACTGATTGTCGACGATGCGCTTCAACTCCACGCCCGTGTTCTGATCTTTGAACGTGTCCCATTCGAGCTCGTAGTATTGCTCGAGGAAGTTGCGATCGCTGATCCAGCCGAATTCGCCGGTCAGTTGGAACCCGTCGGGAAGTTGTTGACGGTGACGTTCGAGAATCCGATGCCGAAATTCATGCTCGGGTTGTAAATGCGAGCGATCGCTACCGAGATTGTCGAAGCCGGTATCGTTGATCGCCCACGCATCGAAGAAGCCGCGGTAGCGTCCGGGCGTGCCGAGGAAGTCTTGGCCGGCATAGAGGTAAGTAGTACCTCCGGCAGGTCCGCGACTGCTCAGGTAGTCGAGGCTCAAGATCCAGTCGTGTCCGCTCGGCTTGTTCTTAATGCCCAGAATTTGAAACATGTCGAGATCCGTTTTGATCGTTTGTCCGAAGATTCGATCGGTCGTGAAACGGATATTGCGGACGAAAAAATTCGACGACTCGAGATCGGACGAGAAGCGAGGCCAATAGAAGACCGGCACCGGTCCGATGAAGACGGTGTTGTTCGTGCTCGAGGCTAAGCGATCGTGTTCGACGATCTCTTCGCCCGTAACCGGGTTGATCGCAGGTTGGCCCGTGAGCGGATCGACGACGGGACGCTGATTATCTTCAAAGAACAGTTCGCTCGTCTGAAGTCGATAGCGCGGATTCGACATCCGGCTCGTCGTCATTTTCACGTTGTTCGCGACGAAGCGATTCTCGCCGAGTTGCCGAATCGCGTCGGCCTTGAGTCGGGCCATCGAGTCCGGAGTTCGGCCGGGGGTGAGAATTTCCGCGTTGAGGATCGTACCGACGTGGTTGTTGACGTCGTAGAACATCCGATCGGCGAAGATCACGCGCGTCCCTTCTCGGAAGACGACGTTTCCTTCCAAGTACAGCTGGAGCGGGCGATCGGTGCCGTCCGCACGTTCGCCGGAAAGGTCCGGTTCGTTGGTGCCTGTCGTCCAGACGACCATGCGATCGGTCGAGATGTCGAGTTGTCCGGAGCCGGCTAGTCCGTCGATGATGAGGTTGACGCCGGGAGAAATGACGCCGACCCATTCCTGCGGATTGTTCGGATTCGGAATCCACTTCACTTGCACTTTGACGCTGCTGCGCGAGAACGCTCGCAATCGCCGTCCTGGCGGAGGCGCCGGAGTCGCAGCGATACCGATGTTCGGTTGTGCGACGACGCCGGGCTGTACGACCAAGCCCGGCTGTGCATTGATCGTCGGCTGCGCGACGTTATTCGGCTGCGAAGTGTAGCTCGGCGTCGTCGTCGTGCCGGATTGCCCATACGGCAAGGCTTGCGCGACGACCGCTGCCGGAGCCGATTGCGCCGTTGCAACCGGTGGAGCGCCGACCGGAGGCACGTTGGAGACGATCGGAGCGGCGTAAGGATTTTGTGTAGACGTGAATTGAGCCTGCCGAATCGGTTGCAGCAACAGGTCGCGGCGCGCCTGGGCGTTGACGAAGACTTGCGGCAACACATCCGGTGCAGGCTTCGGTTGCGGCGTGCGCACTTGCAGCGGGGCATTCGAGGCAAACTCGCCGAGCCACGCACGATCGCGCACTTCGTAGCCGGTCGTGTTGCGGCTATCGACGATCCGCACGTCTCCTTCGAGATACGCGATGATCGACGTTTCTTCGCGATCGTCGTTCTTCGTGCGCTTGACCCAGAGGACGGCCTCTTGCGCTTCGGTCGCCATCGGGCCTTGCTGCACGTAGCAGCGGCCGCGCAAGACCCAAACTTCGAACAGCCCTTTCGTCCAACACGTCGCTTCGTCGCCGCCGAAAAGAATCGGTTGCCGAGCTTCGACTTCCGGAAACGAGATCTCCGATTCCGCGCGCACCGAACCGGGATTCGCAACGCCGAGTGCGCACGACAAGATCACGCACGACAACCAGAAACAGCGAGCGAAGAATCGTCGACCGAGCGCGCAGCCGCGCACGGTTCGCGGCGCAGCGAATCCGGAGAGCAGTCGATGCTCGCTGGAGACGATCGGCAAGAAGTTGTTCCTGGACGGAGCGCACCTCAGGCAGGATGCGAGGTGCGCTAGGTCGCTCTAAAACGAAGTGAGATAGATGCTTATGAGAAATGCTGCCGCCTGGAAAACGGCGGCGGATTATAGGTAGGGTTGCGCCGCGGGGTCAAGGCAGCTTAAGAAAGTGGTTGCGAGGCGCAAACCGCACGATATGCACGACTTAAGAAAACGCCGGCGAACGATGCCGGCGTCGGTGAGACGCGAGCAGCGGCATCGCGAGACGGAAAACATCGGCTTGTGCGAGCGCGATGCCGCCTCGACTTACATCGTGGAAAGCTCTCGCGGAACTTATCCCGCGAGCTTGTCCCACGCGGTCCAGACCGCGAAGAAGCCGAAGAACAGAACCGACCACGCCAGCATCAGAGCGCGCGGAACCGACAACCGGATGGGAGCCGGGAGGCGACGGTAGTTCATATAGAGGAGCAGGCCCGA
Above is a window of Planctomycetia bacterium DNA encoding:
- a CDS encoding DUF58 domain-containing protein, producing MSSTAPSTPASAPLLSSEMLAKLETLDLLSRKVFQGRMKGERRSTRKGRSVEFADFRNYAQGDDLRFVDWNIFARLEKLFVKLFLEEEDLHFYALIDNSPSMEFGDPTKLRVAKQITAALAFIGLIRSHRVRIETLGQSLRRPGPVWRGRQNAWRMFRYLDDLAGNEKTSLLEGVKNFGLRNTGRGIALLVTDLMDKQGYEAALRFLAARRMDAYVIHILSREEIRPDVVGDLRLIDCEDEQATEITAGETLLKAYDRTLQTYLAEVREFCARRALGYLFIDNETPIERVVAETLRRQGLVG
- a CDS encoding HEAT repeat domain-containing protein; its protein translation is MKPIPLNSAATRRRRWFRIFLAFALLGASLGFGSWSYQATERSQTYTASFIGRNSCAACHSAETQKWTGSHHDLAMDLATSATVVDPKAFDDQEFTAHGITSKFFRRGEKFFVTTDGPTGALETFEVKYVFGVDPLQQYMVEFPDKKTVRNPQGQEIELPGNRVQVLSIAWDTQKHRWFHLYPTRKFPAGDWLHWTGGGQNWNYMCAECHSTDLQRKYDLATNTYHTTFAEIDVSCEACHGPAGEHVARAGSTLGFNDPRHFHSYALNNLKSPDTLAEIETCAQCHARHHIVHGDYRPGRNYHDHYEPSMLDGNLYHADGQIREELYEYGSFLQSRMFREGVRCSNCHDPHSLKPKFPGNALCTQCHIPAKYDTPTHHHHKFDSTGAKCVECHMPETIYMEVDPRRDHSIRIPRPDLTKKLGTPNACGNCHKKPEESVDWLMAKVVEWYGPKRSESKHYGEALEAGRRHDPHAAAGLIDLAKAKPTLTTEERAAAVGPIVRAGAVALLAGYDDDAARQALEKAAADRDPLVRVAAIHAIEQRSDQQLRPFRSLLLRTLDDPIRNVRTEAAKVLTRAPPVADSPRELREKFQDVFQEWIAGQSAAADRAEPHTGIGTAYTNLLRSTEEMKYAELAEAEFQKALRLNPAYLPAVRNYAALQDLINKDEAAEKLLRQALAMIPKLDQPEQETKQLLADTDYELGWLLLRDPRGTRLGEALAHFESCIKNDPNNVEAMQYQAFALLGLNRFTAAAEALTRLCKLAPQSSGLLVQYAERAVRSGQMDQARTFLEVLLAVDPAARTKYPQINELLRQSAGR
- a CDS encoding signal peptidase, with protein sequence MSNRYVVRYGVMRTLGVFTTSRGETLARGNRVVARTERGLEVGEVLLEATDGVVERMTDPRRGQVLRLMSTEDERESKRLLERQQREFESCKGHIAALKLPMELVDVEQMFGGERIVVYYLSENRVDFRDLVKVLANEFQTRIEMRQIGVRDEAKLLADYGDCGKPVCCNTHLNEMPPVSMKMAKLQKATLDPTKISGRCGRLKCCLRYEYDTYEDLQKEMPPVGAEALTRDGKVRILAQEILAGQLLVETEDRRRVLINASDVLSVVPVGRRPQASAAPDSGASASETRTSKDRVPPEDGPPGEVEKS
- a CDS encoding lipoyl domain-containing protein, translating into MTVDFVMPDLGLNAEPVSVSLWLVDVGSVVLRGDRLLEVAADGITIDIPAPTAGTLRNVYVYEDDRVVPGMRLGTIETSEP
- a CDS encoding diacylglycerol kinase codes for the protein MPDEEIMLDRSWRRKFHCAFRGLKRGMRGESSFFVHVFAAAAVVVAAGAFDADRYEWCLLGLCITTVFTAEMFNSSIEHLAKAVDRNFNPHLRDALDIAGGAVLLASLGAAALGLAILGRLASTALGW